Proteins co-encoded in one Crateriforma spongiae genomic window:
- a CDS encoding DUF3467 domain-containing protein — protein MADEAAKTAEDTQTAAPAPAPAAEKAQTQQPVQVQVEDDHAVATYANFCRVTGSPEELIVDFGLNPQPIGVPKDPIQVKQRIILNFFTAKRLLAALQMSVARHESVFGVLETDINKRVRPGLQQQAAQAKKD, from the coding sequence ATGGCCGACGAAGCCGCCAAGACCGCCGAAGACACTCAGACCGCTGCTCCCGCTCCCGCACCGGCCGCTGAAAAGGCACAAACCCAACAGCCCGTTCAAGTCCAAGTCGAAGATGATCACGCGGTCGCCACCTACGCGAACTTTTGCCGCGTGACCGGTTCGCCCGAGGAACTGATCGTCGACTTTGGTTTGAACCCGCAACCGATCGGTGTCCCGAAGGACCCGATTCAAGTCAAGCAACGAATCATTTTGAACTTCTTCACCGCGAAGCGTCTTCTGGCCGCCTTGCAAATGTCGGTCGCCCGCCACGAGTCGGTTTTCGGCGTTCTGGAGACGGACATCAACAAGCGTGTTCGTCCGGGCCTGCAACAACAGGCTGCTCAGGCCAAGAAGGACTGA
- a CDS encoding efflux RND transporter periplasmic adaptor subunit has protein sequence MTIQPKTSLLFLLPAMMACLLVVNGDASGQERGSLATPYTGLGGQRSMADGQLRSENGFVKFRRNIKIPAEVEGKLTKLNIEEGSIVKAGEVIGVIDDRSARLAVELKKAEKLEAKLNAENDINRRFAVSSRELAEKEAEALRELFRKNAASRFEKEKKELEVEKAGLQIELADIETKGNQIKFIARSVELAMAEHELDRRQIKAPFDGVIEIEERDAQQGEWVQPGSPIASLLQMDELKVEADLPAIGTGDRVYAGAPCEVWVYADGKDGEPIRINTQLGFVSPGINSLESYRAWAVIKNQQVDGRWIIRPGMSADIVIK, from the coding sequence ATGACCATCCAACCCAAAACATCGTTGCTGTTCTTGTTGCCGGCCATGATGGCGTGCCTGTTGGTCGTCAACGGCGATGCCAGCGGCCAGGAACGTGGCAGCCTGGCCACTCCCTATACCGGGCTTGGCGGCCAGCGGTCCATGGCCGACGGTCAACTGCGTTCGGAAAACGGCTTTGTCAAGTTTCGTCGAAACATCAAGATTCCGGCCGAAGTGGAAGGCAAGCTGACCAAACTGAACATCGAAGAAGGCAGCATTGTCAAAGCCGGCGAGGTCATCGGTGTGATCGATGACCGTTCCGCACGCTTGGCCGTGGAGCTAAAGAAAGCTGAAAAGCTGGAAGCCAAGCTGAACGCCGAAAACGACATCAACCGACGTTTCGCCGTCAGCAGTCGTGAGCTTGCCGAAAAGGAAGCCGAGGCCCTTCGTGAACTGTTCCGAAAAAACGCTGCCAGCCGTTTTGAAAAAGAAAAGAAGGAACTCGAAGTCGAAAAGGCCGGTCTACAGATCGAACTTGCGGACATCGAAACCAAGGGCAACCAAATCAAATTCATCGCCCGCAGTGTGGAATTGGCGATGGCCGAACACGAATTGGATCGTCGGCAAATCAAGGCGCCGTTTGACGGCGTGATCGAAATCGAAGAACGCGATGCACAGCAGGGCGAATGGGTCCAACCGGGCAGCCCGATCGCCAGCCTGTTGCAGATGGATGAATTGAAGGTCGAAGCCGATTTGCCCGCCATCGGAACCGGCGACCGCGTTTACGCCGGTGCCCCGTGCGAAGTTTGGGTTTACGCCGATGGCAAAGACGGCGAACCGATCCGCATCAACACCCAGTTGGGCTTTGTCAGCCCTGGGATCAATAGCCTGGAAAGCTATCGCGCTTGGGCCGTGATCAAAAACCAACAGGTCGATGGACGCTGGATCATCCGGCCCGGCATGTCGGCCGACATCGTCATCAAATGA
- a CDS encoding LURP-one-related/scramblase family protein, translating to MQYPIELSFKLLTFGQRISATDASGKLLMFVKQKMFRFKEQVEIFSDQQQTHLLFRIDADRMIDFSANYHFTDPQGNDWGSVRRRGMRSLWSAHYQIIQDGQVDMEVEEESAIKKFVESLLGEIPIVGMIFIYLLNPSYIVRRPDGTPLLRLIKHPAIFEGRFTLEKLSEMPEDDELRSLLALMMVVLLERRRG from the coding sequence ATGCAATATCCGATCGAATTGTCGTTCAAGCTGTTGACGTTTGGACAGCGTATCAGCGCGACCGATGCCAGCGGCAAGTTGTTGATGTTCGTCAAGCAGAAGATGTTTCGCTTCAAGGAACAAGTGGAGATCTTTTCCGATCAACAGCAGACACACTTATTGTTTCGCATCGACGCGGATCGCATGATCGACTTTTCAGCAAATTACCACTTTACCGATCCACAGGGAAATGATTGGGGATCGGTGCGGCGTCGCGGCATGCGATCACTTTGGTCGGCGCACTATCAGATCATTCAGGACGGCCAGGTCGACATGGAAGTCGAAGAGGAAAGTGCGATCAAAAAATTCGTCGAAAGCCTGCTGGGTGAAATTCCGATCGTCGGGATGATCTTCATCTATTTGTTGAACCCCAGCTACATCGTGCGTCGCCCCGATGGCACACCATTGCTGCGTCTGATCAAGCATCCGGCAATTTTCGAAGGCCGATTTACCTTGGAAAAGCTGTCGGAGATGCCCGAAGACGATGAACTGCGTTCGCTGTTGGCGCTGATGATGGTCGTGTTGTTGGAACGCCGTCGAGGCTAG
- a CDS encoding HlyD family efflux transporter periplasmic adaptor subunit: MTTLAESLVSSSSRPLTVRKRPDLTGSRHHYQGAAYWVVKEPIGLQYFRFHDEEYFILNMLDGHVSLQQIKDGFEARFAPQKITFGDLQQFIGMLHRSGLVISNSPGQGKQLRERGRKKRNKELLGKFSNIFAIRTRGIDPEKILNRLLPWFGWMFTVPALLFFVGLFLTASLLLATQYETVYAKLPTFQQFFAADRWLILAATMGVVKVIHEFGHGLSCKKFGGECHEIGFMLLVFTPCLYCNVSDSWMLPNKWQRVWIGAAGIYVEMILASIAAFVWFFSEPGTTVNDLSLNIMFLNAVSTILVNGNPLLRFDGYYILMDLLEIPNLRQKATEVLKRWFQETCLGLELQEDPFLPQRNRLAFAMFTIASVIYRWVVVFSIVWFVMKVLEPYGLQAVGRLLAVAGFAGLVMQPIIQTWKFVRTPGRLAKVKKGRLFATLGIVGAILAAVAYIPLPHHIDCAFEIRPSEAGSVYAATTGRVRWTAQPGDIVSKGDPVAELENPDLIIRLADLQGQEELARVQRANLTRRARTDESVKVQQDYQDEVLASIVALREKTEEEVKRLTVRAVRDGQVLPPADKPSQDAGDGRLPGWTGTPLQPHNVGALMTPDDKICEIGTPKDYEAVLIIDQGDIQLVRVGQEVDLKLDSKRLETFHGELTEMSINPMQAASTNMSSQTGGDLQTEIDPRTGQIKPRSVSFQGRVPIDFDETVLRAGYRGSAKIHVDPMSLGQRLWRIIAKTFNFEF, encoded by the coding sequence ATGACCACTTTGGCCGAATCCCTGGTAAGCAGCTCGTCGCGGCCGCTGACGGTGCGCAAACGGCCGGACCTGACGGGCAGTCGGCACCATTATCAGGGTGCGGCCTATTGGGTGGTCAAAGAACCGATCGGGCTGCAATACTTCCGCTTTCATGATGAAGAATATTTCATCCTGAACATGCTGGACGGTCACGTCAGCCTGCAACAGATCAAAGACGGATTCGAGGCGCGATTCGCACCGCAAAAAATCACCTTCGGGGATCTGCAACAGTTCATCGGAATGCTGCACCGCAGTGGGCTGGTGATCAGTAATTCGCCAGGTCAGGGAAAACAGCTTCGCGAACGCGGTCGGAAAAAACGCAACAAAGAACTGTTGGGCAAATTTTCCAACATTTTTGCTATCCGTACCCGTGGTATCGACCCTGAAAAAATCTTGAACCGGCTGTTGCCGTGGTTCGGGTGGATGTTCACGGTCCCGGCGTTGTTGTTCTTTGTGGGTTTGTTTCTTACTGCGTCGTTGTTGTTGGCGACCCAGTATGAAACGGTTTATGCAAAGCTGCCCACGTTCCAGCAATTTTTTGCAGCCGACCGGTGGCTGATTCTTGCGGCGACGATGGGAGTCGTGAAAGTCATTCATGAATTCGGTCACGGGCTAAGTTGTAAGAAATTTGGTGGTGAATGCCACGAAATCGGTTTCATGCTGTTGGTGTTCACGCCGTGTCTGTATTGCAATGTTTCCGATTCATGGATGTTGCCCAATAAATGGCAGCGTGTTTGGATCGGCGCGGCTGGGATTTATGTGGAGATGATCCTGGCATCGATTGCGGCCTTCGTCTGGTTCTTCAGCGAACCTGGAACGACCGTCAATGACTTGTCGCTGAATATCATGTTCCTAAATGCCGTCAGCACGATTCTGGTCAACGGGAACCCGTTGCTGCGGTTCGACGGCTATTACATTTTGATGGACTTGCTGGAAATTCCCAACCTTCGTCAGAAGGCCACGGAAGTTCTCAAGCGATGGTTTCAAGAAACCTGCTTGGGATTGGAATTGCAAGAAGATCCATTCTTGCCCCAGCGAAATCGACTTGCCTTTGCGATGTTCACCATCGCCAGTGTGATTTATCGATGGGTGGTTGTGTTTTCGATCGTCTGGTTCGTCATGAAGGTGTTGGAACCTTATGGACTTCAGGCGGTCGGCCGGTTGTTGGCTGTGGCCGGATTCGCCGGCCTTGTGATGCAGCCCATTATTCAAACTTGGAAATTTGTTCGTACGCCTGGGAGGTTGGCAAAAGTGAAAAAGGGCCGACTGTTTGCAACGCTGGGCATCGTGGGAGCGATCCTAGCAGCGGTGGCGTACATTCCGCTTCCGCACCATATCGATTGTGCGTTTGAAATTCGTCCCAGCGAAGCTGGGTCGGTCTATGCCGCCACAACGGGACGTGTCCGCTGGACTGCACAGCCGGGCGACATCGTTTCCAAAGGCGATCCGGTTGCCGAGCTGGAGAATCCTGACCTGATCATTCGTTTGGCGGATCTTCAGGGACAAGAAGAACTTGCACGAGTCCAGCGTGCGAACCTAACGCGTCGTGCTCGAACCGATGAATCGGTCAAAGTGCAGCAGGATTATCAAGATGAGGTCCTGGCATCGATCGTCGCGCTGCGTGAAAAAACCGAAGAGGAAGTCAAGCGATTGACCGTTCGCGCGGTTCGTGACGGCCAAGTTTTGCCGCCAGCCGACAAACCATCACAAGATGCTGGCGATGGTCGTTTGCCCGGTTGGACGGGAACGCCGCTGCAACCCCACAACGTCGGTGCATTGATGACGCCGGATGATAAGATTTGTGAGATCGGCACCCCCAAGGATTATGAGGCAGTGCTGATCATCGACCAGGGCGATATTCAGCTTGTTCGTGTCGGCCAAGAGGTTGATTTGAAACTGGATTCCAAACGATTGGAAACCTTTCATGGCGAATTGACCGAGATGTCAATCAATCCGATGCAAGCAGCATCGACCAATATGTCCAGCCAAACCGGGGGCGATTTGCAAACCGAAATCGATCCGCGGACAGGTCAGATCAAACCACGCAGTGTTTCTTTCCAAGGGCGTGTCCCGATTGATTTTGATGAGACCGTGTTGAGAGCGGGCTATCGCGGATCGGCCAAGATTCATGTGGATCCAATGTCCCTGGGGCAACGCTTGTGGCGGATCATTGCCAAGACGTTCAACTTTGAATTTTAG
- a CDS encoding PQQ-binding-like beta-propeller repeat protein translates to MPDDLQTSAVPADVPSQPTVHPLRWWPAAALLLLMAALRYGLGSAESPSLSMMMLAFMGPAAACLLILIWWCFGSAAAVREKAIGLIGLVLIAVLSIAFMHPSLQGMATVIMVVPTGIALFTAALILFSRQPKWRLPVALVAAAIGFGFWNLKQSEGVTGQFESQLLWRWQPTAEQSYLKELASRETTKPVDGGDVITLADAQWPAFRGADRNGVVRGVALMEDWDTTPPALVWKHRIGPAWSSFAVAGNRIYTQEQRGDEEAVLCLDADTGRSIWTHAYPSRFWEAIGGAGPRATPTYADEGLFALGADGILMALDPTDGTLRWERDLKDDARRDPPQWGFSSSPLVVDGKVIVHAGGEDDLGLLAYEAIDGSIAWSVPSGDHSYSSAQLAEFFGTAGILMMTNQALQFVSIADGSTIWQHDWPVENYRAIQPLVVSDMVLIGTSLGEGTRKIQVIWNEPDTTWSTIERWTSLDLKPDYNDYVVADGFLYGFDRNIFACIDLKSGQRQWKRGRYGNGQVLLLADADQLLVSSEKGEVVLLRANPEQLQETTRFQALDGKTWNHPVLVGDRLYIRNAQEAACYQMPLKKNETPEQDLAAK, encoded by the coding sequence ATGCCAGATGATTTACAAACTTCGGCGGTGCCCGCCGATGTGCCATCGCAACCGACCGTCCACCCTTTGCGTTGGTGGCCGGCTGCGGCACTACTATTATTGATGGCGGCCCTGCGATATGGCCTTGGTTCGGCTGAATCGCCCAGCTTGTCGATGATGATGCTGGCTTTCATGGGGCCGGCGGCGGCCTGTCTGTTGATCCTGATTTGGTGGTGTTTTGGAAGTGCCGCCGCCGTACGTGAAAAAGCCATCGGACTGATCGGGCTTGTCTTGATCGCTGTCCTTTCGATCGCGTTCATGCACCCATCTTTGCAAGGAATGGCGACCGTCATCATGGTCGTTCCCACGGGCATCGCCCTATTCACGGCTGCACTGATCCTGTTTTCACGGCAACCGAAATGGCGTCTACCGGTCGCGCTGGTTGCCGCCGCGATCGGTTTCGGGTTTTGGAACCTGAAGCAAAGCGAAGGCGTCACCGGACAGTTCGAATCTCAACTGCTGTGGCGTTGGCAGCCCACCGCTGAACAATCCTATCTGAAGGAACTTGCGTCTCGCGAAACGACAAAACCTGTCGATGGCGGCGACGTCATCACGCTGGCCGATGCACAGTGGCCGGCATTCCGCGGCGCCGATCGCAACGGCGTGGTTCGCGGCGTGGCACTGATGGAAGACTGGGACACGACGCCGCCGGCGCTGGTTTGGAAACACCGAATCGGTCCGGCGTGGTCGTCGTTCGCTGTTGCCGGTAATCGCATCTACACCCAAGAGCAACGTGGCGACGAAGAAGCCGTGCTGTGCTTGGACGCCGACACGGGCCGGTCGATTTGGACCCACGCGTATCCCAGCCGATTCTGGGAAGCCATCGGCGGTGCGGGCCCACGCGCCACCCCAACGTACGCCGACGAAGGACTGTTCGCGCTGGGTGCCGATGGGATCTTGATGGCACTGGATCCCACCGACGGTACCCTGCGTTGGGAAAGAGACCTGAAGGACGATGCCAGACGCGATCCGCCACAATGGGGATTTTCGTCTTCACCTTTGGTCGTCGACGGAAAAGTCATTGTGCATGCCGGCGGTGAAGATGACTTGGGTTTGCTGGCCTATGAAGCCATCGATGGAAGCATCGCTTGGTCCGTCCCTTCGGGTGACCACAGCTACAGTTCGGCACAACTGGCCGAGTTCTTTGGGACCGCGGGCATCTTGATGATGACCAACCAAGCCCTGCAGTTCGTTAGCATTGCCGACGGTTCGACCATCTGGCAGCACGATTGGCCCGTGGAAAACTATCGCGCCATCCAGCCGTTGGTTGTTTCCGATATGGTGCTGATCGGGACCAGCCTGGGCGAAGGCACGCGTAAGATCCAAGTCATCTGGAACGAACCTGACACGACATGGTCCACCATTGAACGTTGGACATCATTGGATTTGAAACCTGATTACAACGATTACGTGGTGGCCGATGGATTCCTGTATGGTTTCGACCGAAACATCTTTGCCTGCATCGATCTGAAATCGGGCCAACGTCAATGGAAACGCGGACGATACGGTAACGGCCAAGTTCTCCTGCTGGCCGACGCCGACCAACTATTGGTTTCATCCGAAAAAGGCGAAGTCGTCCTGCTGCGGGCCAATCCCGAGCAGCTACAGGAAACCACACGCTTTCAAGCCCTGGATGGCAAAACGTGGAATCATCCGGTACTGGTGGGCGACCGGCTTTACATCCGTAACGCTCAAGAGGCCGCCTGTTATCAAATGCCGCTGAAGAAAAACGAAACGCCGGAACAAGACTTGGCGGCAAAGTAG
- a CDS encoding DinB family protein, giving the protein MTDAAPDLPSPDDVPPMLRSALGQIDFARNYTVALLDATPKDRWHEVPANSPTSIAWQIGHLTVSQYGLLMFRVRGRQPDDLDLIPGKFRKAFGRGSDPAAIGEQTASPDELLERFGRVHRQAMTELHALLDTPDVAEQLLEPVDMPYAAYPVKLGAILFCPLHEQIHSGQIGLTRRLLGLDPVR; this is encoded by the coding sequence ATGACCGACGCAGCCCCCGATCTGCCTTCGCCCGATGACGTCCCACCGATGCTGCGATCCGCACTGGGCCAGATCGATTTCGCCAGGAATTACACCGTCGCCTTGCTGGACGCGACGCCGAAGGACCGGTGGCACGAAGTCCCGGCGAATTCGCCGACGTCAATCGCTTGGCAGATCGGACACCTGACGGTCAGCCAGTACGGGCTGTTGATGTTTCGGGTCCGTGGACGCCAGCCCGACGACCTCGATTTGATCCCGGGCAAGTTTCGCAAAGCTTTCGGCCGCGGCTCAGACCCTGCAGCGATCGGCGAACAGACCGCATCGCCCGACGAACTTTTGGAACGTTTTGGCCGCGTTCACCGGCAAGCGATGACGGAATTGCATGCGTTGCTGGACACACCGGACGTCGCCGAACAGTTACTGGAACCTGTGGACATGCCGTACGCCGCGTATCCCGTGAAACTGGGCGCGATTCTGTTTTGTCCGCTACACGAACAAATCCACAGCGGACAGATCGGCCTGACCCGTCGATTGTTGGGCTTGGATCCGGTCCGCTGA
- a CDS encoding efflux RND transporter periplasmic adaptor subunit: MAVNQQSVEETKAQIRALVNEIATLSKSGATAEEFYPELLTRIITALAAAGGAIWLLDEDRQLKLQYQINAEPSVLSNDSEDAARHNRLITRVANAGQSLLVPPYSGTTDGESEGNPTRYLLVLGALEHDGHKDGVIEVFQRPDTAPDTQRGYLRFMQQMCQLAAEWLRSQKLRTLGDRQTLWQQSDSFARAAHESLDLKETANIVANEGRRLIGCDRVSVAIKSGRKCKVEAISGQDTFENRSNIVAALNNLATRVVAAGEPLWHDGKTEDLPPQIEDALEEYVDQSYGRNIAVLPLREPQRDISSEENAATGALDRDNAHRGEVIGALIVEQIESELPPEVFRARCDLVYEHGTRAIANSLSHSNLFLMPVWRALGRATWVLKARTLPKTLAVVAGVIGLILAGIFVPLDFDLEAEGTLLPEVRREVFANIDGEVIDVLVKENDEVKAGQVLLRLRNPDLDIEIADLQGQIQTTYAEFDRLRMQLKDRRNMERSEAVALEAQTYELGTKLEILKKKLELKQEREADLDVKSPIDGTVVSWEVEKMLRARPVTTGQVLMEVADLTEPLYLELKMPEKREGHLDNFIRENGLNQLDVEYILASDPDETLHAVLPTRQIALRAEADEEHGAIIKMKATPDQDDLKKLDPSPGTRFTADVKCGRRASGFVLLHEVYEWACKFFF; encoded by the coding sequence ATGGCGGTCAATCAGCAATCGGTCGAAGAAACCAAGGCACAGATCCGCGCTTTGGTGAACGAAATTGCGACGTTGTCCAAAAGTGGGGCAACGGCAGAAGAGTTCTATCCGGAGCTTTTGACCCGGATCATCACGGCCCTGGCGGCCGCCGGCGGCGCGATTTGGCTGCTGGACGAAGACCGCCAATTGAAACTGCAGTACCAGATCAACGCCGAACCATCGGTGCTGTCCAACGACAGCGAAGACGCCGCCCGGCACAATCGTTTGATCACCCGTGTGGCCAATGCGGGCCAGTCGTTGCTGGTGCCCCCGTACTCTGGAACCACCGACGGCGAAAGTGAAGGCAACCCGACGCGATATCTGTTGGTCCTCGGGGCCCTCGAGCATGACGGCCACAAGGACGGCGTGATCGAAGTCTTTCAGCGGCCCGACACCGCTCCGGACACCCAACGCGGCTATCTGCGGTTCATGCAGCAGATGTGTCAGTTGGCCGCCGAATGGTTGCGAAGCCAAAAACTGCGAACGTTGGGCGACCGCCAAACACTGTGGCAGCAATCGGATTCGTTCGCCCGCGCGGCCCACGAGTCATTGGACCTTAAAGAAACCGCGAACATCGTTGCCAACGAAGGACGGCGGTTGATCGGTTGTGACCGCGTCAGTGTGGCGATCAAGTCGGGGCGCAAGTGCAAGGTCGAAGCGATCAGCGGTCAAGACACGTTCGAAAACCGATCCAACATCGTTGCCGCCCTGAACAATTTGGCCACCCGCGTTGTCGCCGCCGGCGAACCGTTGTGGCACGACGGCAAGACCGAAGACTTGCCGCCACAGATCGAAGACGCGTTGGAAGAATACGTCGATCAGTCCTACGGCCGAAACATCGCCGTACTGCCACTGCGTGAACCGCAACGCGACATCAGCAGTGAAGAAAACGCGGCCACTGGTGCCTTGGATCGCGACAACGCGCACCGTGGCGAAGTCATCGGCGCGCTAATCGTCGAACAAATCGAAAGCGAACTTCCGCCGGAAGTGTTCCGTGCCCGCTGTGACTTGGTCTACGAACACGGCACTCGAGCGATCGCCAACTCGCTATCACACAGCAACCTTTTCCTGATGCCGGTTTGGCGGGCTCTGGGGCGTGCGACTTGGGTTTTAAAGGCTCGGACGCTGCCCAAGACCTTGGCCGTGGTGGCCGGCGTGATCGGCTTGATTCTGGCAGGCATTTTTGTACCGCTGGACTTTGACTTGGAAGCCGAAGGCACGCTGTTGCCGGAAGTCCGGCGCGAAGTCTTTGCCAACATCGACGGTGAAGTCATCGATGTTTTGGTCAAGGAGAACGACGAGGTCAAAGCCGGCCAAGTGCTGCTACGTTTGCGCAATCCTGATCTGGACATCGAAATCGCCGATCTTCAGGGACAGATTCAAACGACCTATGCGGAATTCGATCGTCTGCGGATGCAGTTGAAGGATCGCCGCAACATGGAACGCAGCGAAGCGGTCGCTTTGGAAGCCCAGACGTATGAGCTGGGAACGAAGCTGGAGATCTTGAAAAAGAAACTGGAGCTGAAGCAAGAACGCGAAGCCGACTTGGACGTCAAATCGCCGATCGACGGTACCGTGGTTTCATGGGAAGTCGAAAAAATGTTGCGGGCTCGGCCCGTGACCACCGGGCAAGTCTTGATGGAGGTCGCCGACTTGACCGAGCCGCTGTATTTGGAATTGAAGATGCCCGAGAAACGTGAGGGGCATTTGGACAATTTCATTCGCGAAAATGGTCTGAATCAATTGGACGTTGAATACATCCTGGCGTCCGATCCCGACGAAACACTTCACGCGGTCTTGCCGACCCGCCAGATCGCGTTGCGTGCCGAAGCCGATGAAGAACACGGCGCGATCATCAAGATGAAAGCAACGCCCGACCAGGACGATCTGAAAAAGCTTGATCCCAGTCCCGGCACACGCTTCACCGCCGACGTGAAATGCGGCCGACGCGCCTCCGGGTTCGTCTTGCTTCACGAAGTCTACGAGTGGGCTTGCAAGTTCTTCTTCTAG
- a CDS encoding class I SAM-dependent methyltransferase produces METLDESIYDHPKYYDLVFGADCASETRFIMECGHWYADGAVGKKSPSKWRMLEPACGTGRLLNAFARKGHTVAGLDLNPKAVEFCNARFARGGFPSSAFVADMSDFTVNKPYDIAFNTINSFRHVASERAAKAHLDCMADAIRPGGLYLLGIHLTPTMGVPSETESWSARRGHLAINTHMWTISREPKKRIERFGIRFDVHTPQRSFRINDVLVLRSYTKPQMERLIKSSPAWEIADTFDFAYDIDEPIDVDASTEDVVYVLRRKPQA; encoded by the coding sequence ATGGAAACCTTAGACGAATCGATCTACGACCACCCGAAATACTACGACTTGGTTTTCGGCGCCGACTGCGCCTCGGAAACTCGCTTCATCATGGAGTGCGGGCACTGGTATGCCGACGGCGCGGTGGGAAAGAAATCACCTTCGAAGTGGCGGATGCTTGAACCAGCGTGCGGGACCGGGCGATTGCTGAACGCCTTCGCCCGCAAAGGACACACGGTGGCCGGGCTGGACCTGAATCCCAAAGCGGTTGAATTCTGTAACGCTCGATTTGCACGCGGCGGTTTTCCTTCGTCGGCGTTTGTTGCCGACATGAGCGACTTTACCGTTAACAAGCCGTACGACATCGCTTTCAACACGATCAACAGCTTTCGACACGTTGCCAGCGAACGGGCCGCCAAAGCCCATTTGGATTGCATGGCCGATGCGATTCGCCCGGGCGGCTTGTATTTGCTGGGCATTCACCTGACCCCGACCATGGGCGTGCCCAGCGAAACCGAATCATGGTCGGCACGCCGCGGACACCTCGCGATCAACACGCACATGTGGACGATTTCGCGTGAACCGAAAAAGCGGATCGAACGGTTCGGCATTCGGTTCGACGTGCACACGCCACAGCGATCGTTCCGCATCAATGATGTGCTGGTGCTGCGCAGCTACACCAAGCCGCAAATGGAACGGCTGATCAAAAGCAGCCCGGCTTGGGAAATCGCCGACACATTCGACTTTGCCTATGACATCGACGAACCGATTGATGTCGACGCGTCGACCGAAGACGTCGTCTATGTGCTGCGGCGAAAACCGCAAGCATAA